The nucleotide window CACCAGTTTGGCTGGTGCTTGGGGCAGGTCACTTGGTATGTTTACAGCCACAGATGCCCAGGGGGTTTTGTATCAGGAAGTCATCTGCAGACGGTCACCTTGATCTATTTACTTACCCTCAGAGCTGGTGCTAATGTCCTCCTGGTCCCTTCCCTAGGATATTTTTCTGAACATCTTGTGCTTGTCAACGCAGCCTGGCATCTGCAGCAGCAGGCAGGTTGCTGCCATCTGGTGGAGAAGAGAGGCCACAGCTTTGCCGGGCTGGGCCTGAAACAGACTTGAGAGATGAAAGGAACCTTTGAGAACAGCTTCCATGACAGTGGATTTCAAACTTTTGTAGCTGTGGAGCCCTTCCTTTAAATGACAGCAGTGACTAAGGCCTTCCTGTAAGACTGCTAAACTCAGCACTGCTCTGGCTGTAGCAGGGGAAAGACTGGACCCATTCCACACTCCCCCAAGCTCAGTTGGCAAACAGCTGATAGGGTGTTCACCCCTTCATTGTAAGGATGGGGAAATGGAGACCTGGAGATATAAAGGGACTTGTGGAAATTCTTTGTACAAGGCACACTTCGGAATCTGTGCAGCCAACCTGTACCCTCAACCTCAAATAAGGAAGGCCTGAACACAGCTTCCTGAGTGCTAGATTAAgccacctaccccaagacatccGGGCTCCTGGGAGGAGAAGCCTGGAACTCAACTTCTACATCTTCTTGTTTGAATCAAACCAGGGTTAGACCCATGATGGTCCCTATGCCCCCTTCTCAATAGCTATAGGCATGGAATCAGGGGCACGTAGGTGTCTATTGCTACCTCAGAATTCCAAAGGAGTTTCCTGATCTCTGACATTAGGGAGAGGCAGGCAGCCCCTTAGAACACAAATAGGGACAGGAACGAGAATATTTTGAGCATCTCCTGTGGGCTGAGCCCTGTGCTGAGCATTTTCACATCTGTCAACTCATTTATTCCTTAACAACACTGCAATGTGGATATTCGTATCTTTAgttttgataagaaaaaaaaaggatgattgAAGTAgctaagtaatttacccaaggtctCCCAAGCTAGTAATTGGCAGAGTCAGAATCCAAACACAAAGCTTTCTAATTCTAGAACCCATGTTCTTTCTACAAACTTAGTTACCTTCTGGGGTGATAAATCTGGGATGTCCAGGCCAGCTCGGAGTTTCACAGTGTCAGCAAGGATGGCTGCAGTGCCCTGGAAGGAAGGGCCTTACGAAGGAGAAGGTGTTGTCTCTGCCTGCTGTGGTCTAGCTGGGGATGGAAGTGTGCCTACGAAGAGAATGAAGACCCCTCATGCACAAGCCCACCTGTAAGTGCAAAGGATTTACAGGACAAGGGGGCCCGGATATAGAATCCTGGAAGCTGAGAGATGGGATGGAGACAGTACTAGACAGAGTGTGGACACCTGGATTCCACCCTTGGCTTTGCAACCCGCATCCTGTGGGACGTTGGGCaagtctcctccccctcctctcccaaaTGAAGGGGTTGTTCCTGAGGATCTGAAAGCCTGCTACTCAGTTCTGTGCTGTTGTGACTCCAGTGGGGGTGGAGTTAGATAGGAAAGGATCCCCAAAGGAAGTGAGTGAGGCGGGAGGGTTATGGACACGGATGAGGGAAATAGCATTTCACACTGGGAGGGTAGTGAAGGCAAGCAAGGAAAAGAAGTCGTTGCTAGCCAGAGACGGCAAGCTCCTCTGTTCTTGAATGCTTGGTGGAGATTAGGGTTGACACAATCTACAGTGAGGAGCATCTGTGGGTTCTTTTGGGGTCTCTGACTGTTCAGGATAGACACGGCATTAACCAAGAGGCTCCTCCACCCAGAGGCTAAAGGTCCCAGAGTCCCCATCTCTGGGAGTCATTGCTGCACTGGGCTCCCTTCCTTGGCTGTGGCCTCCCTTCCTTGGCTGCGGTTTGGGAAGGACAATCCAGCAGCAAATCCTACCTGGAGAGCAGAGGAGTGGAAAAGAAGTGGTTTTACCCCAGGCCTGGGGATCCTCAGACCTCTGGGGGACCATTGGGTTCTTCCTTCCTAATTCCCATCTGTTTGCTACTCCCATTCCCACCCTCTGCCTAGTTCAGAACCATCTGCAGCCACGGAGACAGACGGTGTCATAAACCTGTGTGCCAGGGCCTCAATGTGACTTTGCTTCCCAGTTTACTGTAGCCTCGGACACAGTCAAGGACTTCAGCGACAATTACACTGTATCTGACTTAAAGCCCTCAGCCCCTCCTTGGTGCCTGAGACTTCCATATTCCAGGGTTCATCCCTTCTCCAAGGCTATCTAATGCCCTTAAGTCAGAGGTCAGCAAACGTTTCCTATAAAGggacagatagtaaatactttaggctttgcaggccatataaTCTCCGTTGCAAGTATTCAAATCTGCTGCTGTAGTGCAAACGTGCATAGACGTGTTCCAACAAAACTCTATTTATGAACACTGAAGGttgaatttcatatcattttcatgTCACAAAATAGTATTCTTTTGATTgttttccaaccatttaaaagtgtgaaaaccactgTTAGCTCATGAGCTATACAAAAACAAGCAGTGGGCTGCACGTGGCCTGCATGCCATAGTTTGCCAGCCTCTGACCTGAGTGTTTGCAGCTCGTTCAGCCAAATTTAGATGGTCCAAGCCTGTCATTGATGAAAGGCTTTTCTGGCTAATCCTGATGGTTTGTCCTATCTCCCCTGGATGACAGCAGCTTTAAGTTCCTTCAAAGTAACCTTGCCCTTTCAGCTTTACTCTCTCTTCCAAAGTAGCTTGATTGGAGGGAGCTGGAAATacaccctcctccctctccacccagTGTCCTGAGCAAAGTCATTTTCTTTCAACTATAAACTGGTTTCCCCAGGCCAGTACATTTCCATTCCCTCTTCCAGCCATGTGCATCTGGGCCTTGTCAAACATCCCAGCCTCTACTGGCTGGGACAGGCCTCTTCACTCCTTTCTTTGTTCAATTCTCAACCCCAGTGCTGCCAGAGTTCCAGAGCTAATGTCTTTAGAAAAAAGGGAGGCCTTAAATGTAAGGAAAGGTGGGAAGAGGTCAGCCACAGGCAAATTCCTGGAGAAGAAGGATTTTGAGTTGGGCTTGAGACAGAGAGGGACCGGGATTGAAAGAGGGAGGCGAGAGAGGAgaggtgttccaggcagaagcaGGAGAGGGTGAGCTGTGGGCAGGGGACAGCAAGAGGAGAGCCCGCACGTGGAGGCCACAGGAAGCGAGAGGGTGGTGAGGCTGGGAAATCGATCTGGTGGGACCTTTGTGGATGGGTCAGTCTGCTAGACCCTGAGCACCCTGCTTCGGAGCAGCTTGAGGCTACTTAACGTAATGGCAGGGGAGGAGAATCAGGGGCCTCGACCCCCAGCACTCACCTCACTTCTAACTTCAGTCCTGTATGTCTATTCCTTCATCTCTTCATCTGACAAACATTCAGTAACTCCCACCAAGAGCCAGGCATGTTTGACTTGGGGGAAAAGATCAGGGGGTAGTtggggagaagaagaggaagaggaaacgtTTAATCAGATAAGGGTCCTGCCCTCCATAAATGTAGGGCTGGAGGGagaacacatgtacacacacacacacacacacacacacacacacatacacacacacacctgcaacCCAAATGAGTACTAAATGCCTCATGGGACCGTGGCTCACCGGAAGTTTTGTGTTAAAGAAAGAATTGGAGCTAGCACTCAAAGGATGGGGAGCATCTGGACCTGTGAAATGTGGGGGAAGGGCTGTCTGGGATGAAGTGACTGTGCGAGCAGAGGGGATGCAGTGAAAGTGGGGCTGGGGGATATGCAGACAAGAGCAAGGAACTCAGTTCGGTACGTGTTTTCAATGAGGAGTGTTATTGGCATTATGTTTGGGACAATTTTTTGTTGCATGAGTCTGTCCCACACAAAGCAGGTCTCATAACATGCCCGCCACCTCTGCTTCCCATCACCTAATGCCAGTAGCCGCTGCCCCTTTCCACCTGCATTTTTAGACAACGCTCCCCATCCCATGGGAGCCACCAGGTAGGTATGTGAAGGCAAGCAGTAAAGTATAAAGTTGAACTAGAAAGGTAGCGGGCAGAGGGCCTCGGATGCCAGGACAAGGCATTTGCACTTTATTAACCAAGGGAGGAGTGGCTGCTGAAGATTTTTCAGGAGGAAGGGGATGAGATCTGCTTTAGAAAAATTAAGTTTGGAGCAGTGTGCAGGATGGACAGGAGGCCTAGGAAAGGTGGGGACATCAATTACAGTCTCCTGCAACCGTCTCACCCAGGTTATTTTCAGTCAAGGTGGGCTACTTTGCCCACAGCATTGGCAGATGGCAAAGGTTGAGGGGAGGGCCTAACTGCTCTTCCCCTGCTGATTGCTGGACCACCAGGTGATTAGAATAGCATCTGCTTCACGTCAGACTTtgacaatattccattgtctctCCATGTCTTTCAAATTGACCCACCTGGGGATGACACAGCTCCTCCCCCTTCAGTCCAAACCGGCAGAACTTGTGTAAAATGCAGCAGTAAGGAAACATGGCGAGACTTCGAGggtcccaccccgcccccgccctccaTCCAGGGCCCATTGCCTTCCTAGTCAGCGACCCTCGGAGCCTGAACAAGGGAACTATTCAGCCTGACCAAAGGAGAGACACTCCCCGCTTGGCCCCCTCCCTGGCCAGGACAGGACACGGCTTTTGATCCAGGGCCCAGAGAATCCCGAGCTGATAAAAGCCCATTGTGGCAGTTTCTGGAGAAACCCAGAGGCCATCGGGGGACTCTGGGGCTAAGCAGCCAGTTAACAGCCCTTGAACATTTGTGAAAAGAATTACTTGGCGGAAGTCAAGGCAGAATGAGGCCCCTGGTCTGCCACTGGCACTGTCTGTGGCAGGGAGGCTACAGGCAAAACCAGCAGGAACTGGCCGGCCTGACGCTGGAGGGCTGACCTGGAGGTAGAAGGAACCCAGAAGCTGGGGACGGCTCCCCTCACGCACCTGGGTGGGAAACCCAATCTCCTGCCATATGCAAGAAACAAACTGCTCTTTTAAAAAGGGCCTGGGGAAGAGAGGAgcctcctgccccgccccccaaGGGTGTCCCGAGCAATAAAcagcaggaagggaggaaggccgCTGAGTGGAAGCCGGTCTGGAACCTATTTAGCAGTCATGTTCTTCCTGCTCCAGTCTTTCACGCGTTTTGTGAGTCCAGGCACCTCACCGCTCGCAGGTCTCACTACTCTTACAGCACAAAACACAAGTGGGAAGAGCTAACCTGAGATAACTGATGCCAGGGAGGTGGTGAGGAGATGGGCTAGATGAGGCTCGCCCAGCATCAAACAGAACGAAGCTTTGGTGGGAGGTTCAGCCGAGGGTCAGGAGCCCGTCGCACACCTGTCTGTGTGCTCACAGGGGTGGGAAAGGACGAGATCCCTGGGGagagggcctgggaggggagcACGGTGTGCTGCTGGGAGAACTCAGTCCCCAGCCCACTCTAAATCTGTGCATCCGTCCCATTTCCCAGCTGACAGCCGGCCCTATCACTCTGGGAGAGGAAATGCAGAATCCAGGTCAGAGACCAGCCTGCAGAGTCCTCTTAAGAGACTACTCTCCTTGGCCAGGTGGTGAGCTGGGGATTAAACTGAGAGCAGAGGTTAAAGCGGTCAATGTGACTGCTCACTGCacgttatttccattttattcctaAAAAGATTGAGATGGGTGACTGGCACGGCCCATTTCTCAATTGTAGGTCCGCTTTCCTTCCCCACCATTCAAAGTGCATAAACCTGGCCCCCCTTCAAAGGCCAAGGCCTTTCTTCATCGAAGCAAAGCAGAATAAGCAATACAAGCCCACAACAGGCAGGGCACCCGAAGCCATCTCATGCATGTCAGAGTCTAACCAGAGTGCACCGAGGGCTTGGCACACGTGTATTTTGTCAACCCCTCACTTAGGGGGTGGGCCTACAACTTTCCAGTTGGCCCCAAAAGCCACGGGGGAAGTTAACGAACCTCCACCACCCCTCACTTCCTAAGAACCCACGTAACAACAAACCTCACTTGACACCACTGATTCATTTCAGGCTGGGATGGATCTGGAACACGGCACAAAGTGTTTTCTGAAACCAAAGCATTTTCTGCCCTGCTGGAGATTGTCCTAGCTGGTGATACAAATGTGCACACAAAAACTGCTAGAATGCTGTTCTGATCCCACggttcccacacacacacaaaaaaaccccgtAAGACTGAGCTGGAAGGTCAGGGTGTCATTTATTGATAGCAGTTTACacacatttgttttcttcccGTGGTTGTTTCCTTCAAGGCACAGGCACAGAGCCCTCTAGAAAGGGCAGTCTCCGAGCAAGGGAAGCCAGGAACGCAGGATGCACACGTCTTTGGCAGGCCCATGTAGCCTCGGCCGGATACAATCCTTCAAGCTGGAAATCCGCCGGGTATTTGAGACACCAAGGTGGGAGGCGGAGAGGAAGGCCAGAGGACTCACATCTCGGTCCAGGCCTGCTCTCTCATTACCCAAGTCCATTCCAGTTTTAGGaccctggggtgggggtagggcagCAAATCAGCCCACCCACCTTCACAGGAGCAGATTCTTCAATCCGTGCTTCCGCTGGCCCCGCAGTTAAAGAGAATCGGCCTATGGTAAGAGACAGATCGCTTCCTCTCTGACCCCCCCCCAGCACCTCTCTTCAGCTGGGTAGGTGAAGGAAGCACTGGAAAAAACCGAGGCCTGTGTCGTTGTTGTTCAGCTGCGCACGCCGCCTTCCTCAGATCATGAATAAAAGATAGGTTGGAGGCTACCAGTTTACTCAGGCCGCCCACTGACTCCCAGCTCATCACACACATGGCCCTGCCTGTCTTCTGCCAACTGCCAGTGCCTAGGCTGGAGTGCCAGCAGGCCCCAAAGACGGGAGCCAAGCTGGTCTGTGTAGGCACTTGGCAACTCTGGGTAGGGAGGTGGATAAGAAAAGGGGATGGAAATGAGAAGAGTGAAAGAGCTTCACCTGATCGAGTAATTAGAGATCTGAagtgattttacttttatttccttcactTTAAGCCAATCATGAAGTTTCACAGTGATTTCTGGGGCGGGAGAAGGAAGGTGGTGGTGAGCATCATGGGGGCTGTGGTCCAGATGGCCCCAGGAGGCGCGGGTCTCACTGGGGCAGCTGGAGGAGCACCGACTGCCCAGTGGGCAGGTAGGTGATGTTCCGGGAGCGCGACAGCTGGTACGCGATGTCCTCCGCCGCCTCCAGCTTGCGCAGCTCGATCAGGCCGTCGCCTGCGGTGGTGAGCGAGTTGGCGATCAGCTCCGCTGCCTTGGAGTCGCCCTCCGCAGAGATGATGGCTGCCTTCTTCTGCTGCTCAGCCTACGGgggtggaagcagagagacccAGAGCACACCTTGGGGTGCTGGATGGCGGCTACAGCCTCAAAAGGACCACGTTAGGCACCCTCACCGGGTCCCGAAGGCACTCTGGGACTTTACCTCCCCCTCCAGACAGGGCCAACAAGCACTGTCCACCCAATCCTCCTCTCTCCCGTCATGCCACTGTAGGGACACATTTCTGCTGGCTATATAAATAGCTATATAAAAAGTCCTCAATAATATTAATAGCAACCCAGTCCAGCCACATACTCCGAGGCAGGAGGACCCCAGGCCAAGgaaagcaggagagaaagaaagatggaattAATCCTCATCTTTCCCTCCAGCCCCAAGTCAAAGTGACTTTCATCAAAACCAGGGCAGCTAAGTAGGAGCCGCAGGCACGGGACACTCTCTGAAGTTGCTCTTGGGCTAAACTGCTTCCCAACCAGGAACTGAGGCACCCAGAACGAGACCTCCTGGCTTTCCCTACCCTCATCAAAAAGATGACGTCTATCTGCAATGCGTGACCTTCAGAAGTACAGGAGGAGAACACAGTGTGGAGCCTCTCTGAGATTAACACACAGCTGTTCAACTGAGGTTCTGGGACTGTCCACTCAACGAATGTTTTATTGGTACCTAGTATCTATCCCAGGCATGGTTTTGGAcatgttctaggtgctggagagaggcagaaaaaagtggaaaaagaaaaataagtctcCATCcacatggagtttatattctctAAAGTGAAATGTCTACCCATATACCTCTCTTTTGCCTGATTCTAAGGACTAAGGTGTCTTGGATTAGGAATAAAAATCCAAGAGAATTagtggtggggagaagggaatACATGAAATAAATACACCTTTGCAAAGACCGAAAGACCAGGCCCTGTGCAACTATACTGTGTCCCAGCACACTCTGACACATCTGGATGGATTTAGTGCTTGAAAAAAATCCAGTGATGATAGTGCACCTGGTGCCACGTTTGATCCCTTTTGCTGTCAGCTTTCACTGTGTAACCACGGTTAAAAATGACTTCTCAGTGAAGCTGAAAATACTCCAGAAGAAACTTTTATTTGTGGAAGAGTGTTTTTGATCTTAGGGACGTGGGAAAAAAATTACCCTTTAGTGATTTAAGAACATAACTTCACATATCCCTGACTAGACCCCGAAGACTCTGGAACCAATTGCAGGAGTACAGTCCCTTCAATCCCCTTCCGATGATCCCGGAAGAGATGACAGATGATGAATTTCCAGGCCACCCGGCAAACAGGGAGGCTGAGcacaggggaaaggggagagaggcTCCTGCCATCTGGTTGAGTGCTCACCTTTTCCACCACAAATCTGGCCCTCTCTGCTTCCTGCTGAGCCACCTGTTTGGCTTCCACCGCTTCTGTGAACTCCTTCCCGAAGGTCAGATGCGTCTAAGGGGATAGAGTGAGCACGAGATGAGGCAGAGTAATGGCTTAGACAGCGCTGCTGCAGGGCCCCCACGGCCGCTGGAGGAAGAGGCCACGAATGGCTCTAGCAGCTGGAGACAATGTGAGGCCAGAACGCCCTTCCACCTCCACATCTGTGCCCAAACTGAGTTCACACCCCAGAATCCTCGGCTGCCCAAAGTGCTCCTGTACCTCATTCTGGCACCCTCAGGTAGAAAACCGCCCACGGGCACCAGAAGGTATCTACTCGATTGACCACCTCCCTAGGGGAGGAGACCTgtgggttccaggacccccaccaCTGACTAGTGCTCTTCCAAGGTCCTTTGATGGCCTGCTTGAAGCCCCCAGAGAAGCCAGATGGAAAACTGAGCCCCTGAGAGTGAGGGATGCAGCTGGTTCTCAGGGATTCAAGAGTGTGATGCTCTCTGCTTATGACTTAACCAGTCCACTGCTTTCTCACAGTATCTCCACCACAAAACAGGAAGAGGACGAGAGAGACGATTTCCAAATCATGATTTTGCAAATCATGGTATTCCCCATGTGTGAGTGCTTCTGACAAAgggtttaaaagaaagagaaggcaggTAAAGATACTGCTTCGGGTGAAGATTTAAAATTCTGACTATGCATAGGTCTTCCCTAACAACATGAGTGACCGAGACTTCGCTGAAGTGACATCTGTAATGACAGTGCAAACAATGGGAACAGATCTCAGCACTACTAATGCCTAGTctagtttatttatctatctatacttTTTATTAAAAGGGAAGAATAAAGGGGATAATAGCATTGGTTTTGCTATCAAATTCTACTTGTTTCATTTCCTCTACTACCCTCCCAAcctatgctttaaaaaaagaaaataagcagctCAAAACTTCTCCTGAAGAGTAAATCCCAGTCCAATGtcttccagaatttttttaaaaataaatttatttttatttttggctgctttgggtctttgttaatgtgcgcgggcttctcattgcagtggcttctcttattgcggagcacgggctctaggggcgcgggcttcagtagttgtggcacgcgggctcagtagttgtggctcgcgggctcagtagttgtggctcgcgagctctagagcgcaggctcagtagttgtggtgcacaggctttgttgctccgcggcatgtgggatcttcccaggccagggctcgaacccatgtcccctgcactggcaggaagattcttaaccactgcgccaccagggaagccccttccagaATTTTTAACACTCCTAACTCTTAAACTGCAGCTGTTCTACCTCGCCTGCTCCATTTCTGGACTCTTGTTCAAAGTTTGGGAAAGAAAATACAATCCtgagcaatgaaaatgaaatgtgtaattaaggaataaaatttctttctaaaaGGGCCAGCTGAGGGCAGCAAATTCCCCATGAAACCTAATTTTCTTCTCACACCTCTTAGATATGGTTTCTTGTGGTCAACCTGCATTTCCCCAGAATGGAGTATGTGGTTAAAGTCTAGCAAAATGCCAAGCTTCTCCTTAGGTTTTTACTTAGTGTGTTCTCACGGCCACAGTGTTTAGTTTAACACTAAGTGGGAGAGCCTGAGGAACCACTCTGGTCCAAGGAGCCAAATGGCTGCAGCCTGGCGTCTTGCCAGTAGAGGGAGCCCACGAGCCCTTCCACAGCTGGAAAGCAGTTGCTGCAAGTGGAGCAGTGCCCTGGGGTGAGCGCAGGGTACGTAGAGTGTTAACTGTTTAAACAGCTGCACAGATGCTGAGGGGGAAGCTGTGCCTTTCCCCAGCGACGCACAGGAGAACGGAATGGGAAACACTCTACCTCACTACCCGAACAAATCACTCCAAATGATTTTTCCCAGAGAATCAGAAACACGACCCCTTCCCCTCACCCTCCTCGATCTGAAATGCTATCCTGCCTGTATTGCTTTCTGTCTGCATTGCGGCATTCAGTGTCATATAAATACACAGACCACACAGTCTCAAGAGGATAGCTTATGCCTCAGAGATGCCCCCTGCCTCCCATACCAGGCTTTGGGAAACAGAACCATTCACTGACACGCATCACCTTTCATGCGGAGGCCCCAGAGCTCACTTCACTGCGCTTTAGACCCTAGGCGTTAGGAAATTCCCCGGGGTCAGGCTGGGAGGTCTGTGCTAGGGAGAAAGACTATCCAAGCTGTTCTCTAGTCTCTACCAGGCAATTTCTGCCTGTGTCAAACAGGGTTAACACGACATCACTTCCTGGGGAGCTCGGGGGAACATTCAGTTTGGGGAAGGTGAAAAATCTAGTGGTTAgggccaaaaattaaaagaagaatgtCTGTGGCACAGGGGAGGTAAAAGAACCTTCTTCTGAAAACAAACCCAAGGAGACTGCCACATGCCACCAAGAAGGTTCCATGTTTTCAAGCCTTCACTGAGCAAAGTGGAAGGTAGGACCTCACAGTATCTACCCAGATACCCTCCCCTGCAGGCACCCCAAGACCCTTACCAAGGATACGTCATCCAGGATGAGCCCAAAGGTTGCTGCTCGCTCTGTGAGGTCATCGCTCACCTGTCTGGAGACCAGCTCTCTCTGGGTGATCAGTTCTCCAGCATCAAAGCGAGCCTGGTTCCaagggagggcagaggagccAGTCAGGATAATGAGAAAGCAGAGTCCCAACCAGTCACCGCCAAGCTCTTCCTGCCACCTAGCGACCCCTCGGGGGCTGGGCTCGAGGCTCGAGGCTGAGGCCCTGTTCACTCACCACCACGGACTTGAGGATCTCTGTGGTGATGGACGGCAGCACGCGCTCGTCGTAGTCCTCTCCGATGCTGGTGAAGATGCGGGGAAGCTGGCTAGCAACCGGCCGGAAGAGGATGCGCAAGGTGATGTTGACATTCTGTAAATCTTAGGGTAGGGGAGAAGTGCTGgagttaaaaatgaaaaccaaggtGGCCTTCTATGACCTCTCCTACCCCAAATTTGCTATAATTTATAAGTAAAGTTGCTGCTTATCAGATCCCAGAGGGTGAGGAGCACCTGTGCGTGGTCTCCTTGGTAGAGAACCCAGCACAGCATCAGCGTTAAAAACTTCTCAAAGGATTCTGGGGATGACAGCTTTTCAGTGTGTCCTGAATGCCCTCTGATATAAGCAAATTCAGATTGTATGTCTAATAGGTGCCATGGAAATGCCTggaatactgaatattttaagaaaacagataGGCCAATGCCAAGAATTCTAGCGTAAGGCCTCTCCAACACCCAGTGAATGTGGCCCAAGGTAGGAGTGTGCCTCAGAGAGGTGACCGTGGGTCCAGCAGACTAGCAGTCTAAGGCCTGGCTGCAGGCTCAACTCTGCTGTTTACTAATTACGTGGGCTCACTAAGCCTTAGCCTATCTCAGCTTATTTCCTCACATATAAGAATGGggatgggaacttccctggtggcacagtggttgggggtccgcctgccagtgcaggcggCATGGGTTccgtccctggtccgggaggatcccacatgccgcggagtggctgggcccgtgtgccacggcTGTtgggcctgtgctctggagcccacgggccacagctgctgggcctgcgtgccacgactgctgaagcccgtgcgcctacccCGTGCTCCGCGACGGGAGGGGCCGCCGCGGGGAGGGGCCCGTGTGCCGCGATGGGGGGTGGTCCTGCTCaccgcagctggagagagcccgcacgcagcggcggggacccaacacagccaaaaataaataaaaaataaactaaatttattaaaaaaaaaaaaaaaaaaaaagaacggggATGATTTCATCTGCCTCCCAGGCATGTTGGGAGAAACCGAAGGAGGAAACAGATATAAAAGCACTCTGTCAAATGCGCAACAGACGTAAGGGGTTATCAGACTCATCTAGAGGCCGCTTCTCATTACTTGGCCGTCAAAGGACCCAGGGAGGGAATTACAACTTCCCCTGACAATGCAGTCCTGCTTGGAGCTAAGGCACTGTCACAGCCTGCTTGCAGTCATCAA belongs to Eubalaena glacialis isolate mEubGla1 chromosome 19, mEubGla1.1.hap2.+ XY, whole genome shotgun sequence and includes:
- the PHB1 gene encoding prohibitin 1 — its product is MATKVFESIGKFGLALAVAGGVVNSALYNVDAGHRAVIFDRFRGVQDIVVGEGTHFLIPWVQKPIIFDCRSRPRNVPVITGSKDLQNVNITLRILFRPVASQLPRIFTSIGEDYDERVLPSITTEILKSVVARFDAGELITQRELVSRQVSDDLTERAATFGLILDDVSLTHLTFGKEFTEAVEAKQVAQQEAERARFVVEKAEQQKKAAIISAEGDSKAAELIANSLTTAGDGLIELRKLEAAEDIAYQLSRSRNITYLPTGQSVLLQLPQ